The Bacteroidota bacterium nucleotide sequence TTGTCTTCGATAGAAGTAATAGCCGGCATACAGAAGACCGCAAATGAGAAGAACGATCCCCGAATACAGGGCGATTTCTTTCCATGTCAGCGGAATGCCGATCGGAGGCTTCACATCTTTGATCGCTTTGGATGTGTCAACCTCAACGGAAGAGACCCGAATGGTCAACGGATCCGATTGAACAAAATATCTTGCGGTATCGGGGGGGTGTGTATACGCTATAAGAACCGGGGGGATAACAAATGAACCGGAGTCGTAGGCAGAGACGACAACCTTGCGTCCTTCGGTCACGGTATGTCCGTCCACAACTTTCGGCAGTGTATCGAGGCGGACAATCTCAAAGACTCCGAGCGTATCTTTCAACGCGCTCCATGCAATCTCCGTCGAATCGGCATGTTGTACATGCAGATTCACGCTCAGCCAGTCGCCCATCGTGATATGGGTTGAATCGACTGTCGCAGTAACCGAAACATCCTGACCAAAAGCGATCGAAACGTTGACGGCAACAATGATGAGGATGGCGCTGAAGTGCGTCAAAACTTTTTCCCTGCTATTCATTACTTCCCGCTGATTCCTTTTCCACTCTTTACAGCCGCTGCTCGCGCAACTTAAAAAAATCGACCAGCGGTTTGATGTACGGATTCTGGATCTGGATATCGATCCTGTCAACTTTGGTGGACACAAATAATTTCTTCAATCGCTCTTCATGCTGCTGCCAGTAATACCGGAATGCCTGCTGGATGTGAATATTGCTCGTATCGACCCAGCGCTCGCGCCCCGATTCCGCGTCCTTCAATTTCATAAGACCGACCCTCGGCATCTCCCGCTCGCGCGGGTCTCTCATCGTGACGGCGATGACATCATGTTTCTTGCTCACGATGCGGAGCGCCGCATCGTAGCCTTGATCGATAAAATCGGAGATGAGGAATGTGATCGACCGTTTCTTGATGACCGAATTCAAGTACTGAAGAGCGCCTTTGATGTCGGTCCCGCTCCCCTCCGGATTGAACGAAAGCAGGTCGCGGACGATGCGGAGAATATGAGCTTTCCCTTTTTTGGGTGGAATGAACTTTTCGATCTTATCCGTGAAGAGGATAAGGCCGACCTTATCGTTGTTCCGGATCGCCGAAAACGCGAGCACGGCACAGATCTCCGTGGCAATCTCATTCTTCATCGCCGAAGCGGTGCCGAAATTCTCCGAACGGCTCAGATCGACCAGCAGCATGACCGTCAACTCGCGTTCTTCTTCGAAAATCTTGACGAACGGATGATTAAACCGCGCCGAAACGTTCCAGTCGATCGACCGGATGTCGTCCCCGTACTGGTAGTCGCGAACCTCCGAGAATTCCATTCCGCGTCCCTTGAAGACCGAATGGTACTCCCCCGAGAAGACGTGGTTCACCAGCCCGCGCGTCTTAATCTCGATCTGCCGTACTTTTTTGAGAAGCTCTTGAGTGGTCATGGGCAATGAACTGCTAACAATGAACGGCTAACAATGAACACTATAATCGTTGTTGATCGCCGGCTGGTCATTGTTCATTGATTACGGTACTTCAATCTTATTCAAAATCTCCTGTACAACATTCTCCGACGTCACCTCCTCGGCTTCGGCCTCATAGGTAACGGCGACGCGGTGGCGCAGCACATCGAGGCTGACCCCGCGGACGTCTTCGGGGATGACGTATCCCCGCCGCTTGATGAAGGCGAACGCTTTTGCCGCAAGAGCAAGGTTGATCGTCGCACGGGGCGATGCGCCGTAACTGATCAGCTGCGCAATTCCCGGAATTCCGTACTCTTTAGGATTCCGTGTTGCAAAGACGATCTCAAGAATGTACCGTTCGATCTTCTCGTCCATATAAATTTCCCCCATGACCGCACGCGCTTTGATGATCTCTTTCGTCGTCACCACCGGCTTTACCTGCAGTTCGGTTCCGGCCACATTTTGCCGCATGATCTGAAGCTCTTCGTCCTTCGTCGGATAGTCGATCTTGACCTTCAGCATGAATCGATCGACCTGCGCTTCGGGCAACGGATACGTTCCCTCCTGTTCGATCGGGTTTTGCGTTGCAAGTACGAGGAACGGTTCCTCCAATTTGAACGTTTCTTCTCCGATCGTCACCTGGCGTTCCTGCATCGCTTCAAGGAGCGCGCTCTGGACTTTTGCCGGCGACCGGTTGATTTCATCCGCCAGAATGAAATTAGCGAAGATCGGTCCTTTTTTCGTCTGGAACTTCGAATCTTTTTGATTGTAGATAAGCGTTCCAACCAAATCGGCAGGAAGCAGATCCGGCGTGAATTGTATGCGCTGGAACTTTGCCTGTATCGCCGCCGCCAGGGTTTTCACGGCCATAGTTTTTGCAAGACCGGGGACGCCTTCGAGAAGGATGTGTCCGTTCGAAAGCAATCCGATGAGCAACCGCTCCATCATATTTTTTTGTCCAACAATAACCTTTCCGACTTCCATCGTGAGGAGGTCGATGAAAGCGCTTTCGCGCTGGATCTTCTCGTTGATGGCCTTAATATCGTGCTGCATTCAGCCTCCGAACATGAATAAACTAGCGTAATTATATGGCAACAATGAAGTTAGACTGCTTCTAATTTAAAAATGTTCCGCATAAAACCAAATTCGCGAAAAGAATTTGGTTCCAACAAAAATAATTCGTAATTTTTCCATAGCCGTTACACAATTCCCCATCATTAAAAGGCGTAAGTATGACAAAGACGTTGATGGCATATGCCATGTTGTTACTTCTGTTCGCTGCAGGATGCGGAGAGAAAAAGGCCGATCCGGCAAAAATCGACGAAGCGGCGAAATTGATCGCCAATAAGGATTTTGAAAAAGGGATAGCGCTCATTGATGACCTCGGCAAAGCCAGTCCCAGCGACGAGGTTGTCAAGAAGGAACAGGTCGATGCTCATATGAAATATGCGAATTTTTTGATGTACGAATCGCTTCT carries:
- a CDS encoding DUF58 domain-containing protein — its product is MTTQELLKKVRQIEIKTRGLVNHVFSGEYHSVFKGRGMEFSEVRDYQYGDDIRSIDWNVSARFNHPFVKIFEEERELTVMLLVDLSRSENFGTASAMKNEIATEICAVLAFSAIRNNDKVGLILFTDKIEKFIPPKKGKAHILRIVRDLLSFNPEGSGTDIKGALQYLNSVIKKRSITFLISDFIDQGYDAALRIVSKKHDVIAVTMRDPREREMPRVGLMKLKDAESGRERWVDTSNIHIQQAFRYYWQQHEERLKKLFVSTKVDRIDIQIQNPYIKPLVDFFKLREQRL
- a CDS encoding MoxR family ATPase yields the protein MQHDIKAINEKIQRESAFIDLLTMEVGKVIVGQKNMMERLLIGLLSNGHILLEGVPGLAKTMAVKTLAAAIQAKFQRIQFTPDLLPADLVGTLIYNQKDSKFQTKKGPIFANFILADEINRSPAKVQSALLEAMQERQVTIGEETFKLEEPFLVLATQNPIEQEGTYPLPEAQVDRFMLKVKIDYPTKDEELQIMRQNVAGTELQVKPVVTTKEIIKARAVMGEIYMDEKIERYILEIVFATRNPKEYGIPGIAQLISYGASPRATINLALAAKAFAFIKRRGYVIPEDVRGVSLDVLRHRVAVTYEAEAEEVTSENVVQEILNKIEVP